Proteins encoded together in one Mycobacterium noviomagense window:
- the hisN gene encoding histidinol-phosphatase, whose protein sequence is MRRTDDDLAVALALADRADAVTLARFGALDLRIETKPDLTPVTDADRAVESELREALARQRPDDSVLGEEFGGATTFSGRQWIIDPIDGTKNFVRGVPVWATLIALLDDGVPSVGVISAPALRRRWWAARGFGAFAAADGSPPRRLSVSSVAELGAVSLSFSSLSGWAQLGLRERFLALTDAVWRVRAYGDFWSYCLVAEGAVDVAAEPEVSVWDLAPLDILVREAGGAFTSLDGSAGPHGGSAVATNGLLHDEVLNRLRA, encoded by the coding sequence GTGAGGCGCACCGACGACGATTTGGCGGTGGCGTTGGCGCTGGCAGACCGCGCCGATGCGGTGACGCTGGCCCGGTTCGGCGCGCTGGATCTGCGGATTGAGACGAAACCAGATCTGACGCCGGTCACTGATGCCGATCGAGCGGTCGAATCCGAGTTACGAGAAGCGCTGGCACGCCAGCGGCCTGACGACAGCGTGCTAGGCGAAGAATTCGGCGGAGCAACGACTTTCAGTGGTCGGCAATGGATCATCGACCCGATCGACGGCACCAAGAACTTCGTGCGCGGCGTGCCGGTGTGGGCGACGTTGATCGCGTTGCTCGACGACGGGGTGCCGTCGGTCGGGGTGATCAGCGCGCCGGCGCTGCGGCGCCGGTGGTGGGCAGCTCGCGGTTTCGGCGCGTTCGCTGCCGCCGACGGCTCGCCGCCACGCCGCCTGTCGGTGTCCTCGGTGGCGGAGCTGGGGGCGGTAAGCCTATCGTTTTCCAGCCTGTCGGGATGGGCGCAGCTGGGTTTGCGGGAACGTTTCCTCGCACTGACCGACGCGGTGTGGCGAGTCCGCGCCTATGGCGACTTTTGGTCCTATTGCCTGGTGGCCGAAGGCGCCGTCGACGTCGCGGCCGAACCGGAGGTGTCGGTGTGGGACCTGGCCCCCCTGGACATCCTGGTGCGCGAAGCGGGCGGCGCGTTCACCAGTCTCGACGGCAGCGCCGGCCCACACGGCGGTAGCGCGGTGGCGACCAACGGCTTACTTCATGACGAGGTGCTGAACCGACTGCGCGCGTAA
- a CDS encoding tellurite resistance/C4-dicarboxylate transporter family protein, protein MLRTEQGPSAAAAEPAGIRQAVRTLNPGYFALVMATGMVSIAMYHHRAYSVSVALLWLTGLAYVVLVILNGVRITFYRKDVGEDLGNPGRAFGLFTFVAATDVLGTRLAVDAHYRLAFALLVVGWLSWLVLGYLVPWTAVLRHRHQPVLQAANGTWFIFVVASQSLAVLAAVVEPALGNERRELALLAVFSWSVGVFLYGGTGVLVTARMLLYPLRPEDLNPQYWVSMGATAITVLAGARIVEMANAPMVAATRGLIAGTSVVFWAFGTWLLPPLVAAGFWKHIIHRIPLRYEAGLWSVVFPLGMYGVGGHYLGRADHLPLVKHISDVESWIALGAWAITFLAMLHHLVTTVGGAARKRAKQRVVRAGRTPTCPDSSASTPRAKVDPSSAT, encoded by the coding sequence GTGTTACGTACTGAGCAAGGACCATCAGCGGCTGCGGCGGAACCAGCCGGTATCCGCCAGGCGGTACGGACCCTCAACCCCGGTTATTTCGCGCTGGTTATGGCCACCGGGATGGTGTCGATCGCGATGTATCACCACCGCGCCTATTCGGTCTCCGTTGCGCTGCTGTGGCTGACCGGCCTCGCTTATGTTGTCCTCGTCATCCTCAATGGCGTGCGAATCACATTCTACCGCAAAGATGTTGGCGAGGATTTGGGCAATCCCGGCCGGGCTTTCGGGCTCTTCACCTTCGTCGCCGCCACCGACGTGCTCGGTACCCGGCTCGCTGTCGACGCCCACTACCGGCTCGCCTTCGCACTGTTGGTCGTCGGCTGGCTCAGCTGGCTGGTCCTGGGTTACCTGGTGCCCTGGACGGCAGTGCTGCGGCATCGTCACCAGCCCGTGCTGCAGGCCGCGAACGGCACCTGGTTCATCTTCGTCGTCGCCAGCCAGTCCCTGGCCGTGCTTGCAGCCGTGGTGGAACCCGCACTCGGAAACGAACGCCGGGAATTGGCTCTGCTGGCAGTGTTTTCCTGGTCGGTCGGTGTGTTCCTGTACGGCGGTACCGGTGTCTTGGTCACCGCCCGCATGCTGCTCTACCCACTGCGGCCAGAAGACCTCAATCCGCAGTACTGGGTATCGATGGGGGCCACCGCAATTACCGTTCTCGCTGGTGCGCGCATCGTCGAGATGGCCAATGCGCCGATGGTCGCTGCTACCCGAGGCCTGATCGCCGGAACCTCGGTTGTCTTCTGGGCGTTCGGCACCTGGCTGCTCCCGCCGCTGGTTGCCGCCGGCTTCTGGAAACACATCATCCACCGCATCCCGCTGCGCTACGAAGCAGGACTGTGGAGTGTGGTGTTCCCGCTGGGTATGTACGGGGTCGGCGGGCACTACCTCGGGCGAGCCGACCATTTGCCGCTCGTCAAGCACATCAGCGACGTCGAGAGCTGGATTGCCTTGGGGGCGTGGGCGATTACGTTCCTTGCGATGTTGCACCACCTGGTGACCACCGTCGGCGGAGCGGCCCGCAAACGCGCTAAACAGAGGGTTGTTCGGGCGGGGCGAACGCCCACTTGTCCGGATTCCTCTGCGAGTACACCACGGGCAAAAGTTGACCCATCGTCGGCCACTTAG
- a CDS encoding FAD-dependent oxidoreductase: protein MRPYHVAIVGSGPSGFFAAASLLKAADSAEDIDVAVDMLEMLPTPWGLVRSGVAPDHPKIKSISKQFEKTAEDPRFRFFGNVVIGEHIQAAELAERYDAVIYAVGAQSDRALNIPGEHLPGSIAAVDFVGWYNAHPHFAQMAPDLSGARAVVIGNGNVALDVARILVSDPDELAQTDIADHALESLRPRGVEEVVIIGRRGPLQTAFTTLELRELGTLAALQGVDVVVDPADLEGISDEDAAAVGKTCKQNIAVLRDYASRDHRPGHRRLVFRFFTSPIEIKGEGRVERIVLGRNELVTDDSGRVVAKDTGAREELPVQLVVRSVGYRGVPTPGLPFDERSGTIPNTNGRVEGSRNEYVVGWIKRGPTGVIGTNKKDSQDTVDTLLADLAAAQLADFPEDHADKLADWLLSRQPKLITATHWQAIDQHERSAGEPHGRPRVKLSSLDELLRIAHG from the coding sequence ATGCGCCCCTACCACGTCGCGATCGTCGGCTCCGGCCCCTCGGGATTCTTTGCCGCGGCATCGCTGCTGAAGGCCGCCGACTCCGCCGAGGACATCGACGTTGCGGTCGACATGCTCGAGATGTTGCCGACGCCGTGGGGTCTGGTGCGCTCGGGCGTCGCCCCCGATCATCCGAAGATCAAGTCGATCAGCAAACAGTTCGAAAAGACGGCCGAAGACCCGCGGTTTCGGTTTTTCGGCAACGTCGTGATCGGCGAGCACATCCAGGCCGCCGAGCTCGCCGAGCGCTACGACGCGGTGATCTATGCCGTCGGCGCGCAATCCGATCGAGCGTTGAACATCCCCGGTGAGCATCTGCCGGGAAGCATCGCCGCCGTCGACTTCGTCGGCTGGTACAACGCCCACCCGCACTTCGCGCAGATGGCCCCCGACCTGTCCGGTGCGCGCGCCGTCGTCATCGGTAACGGCAATGTCGCCCTCGACGTCGCCCGCATTTTGGTGAGCGACCCCGACGAGCTGGCGCAGACCGACATCGCCGACCACGCGCTGGAATCGCTGCGCCCACGCGGTGTCGAGGAAGTGGTGATCATCGGTCGGCGCGGTCCGCTGCAGACAGCCTTCACGACGCTGGAGCTGCGTGAGCTGGGCACTCTCGCGGCACTCCAAGGCGTCGACGTGGTGGTCGATCCCGCGGATCTGGAAGGCATCAGCGACGAGGACGCGGCCGCAGTCGGCAAGACGTGTAAGCAGAACATCGCGGTGCTGCGGGATTATGCGAGCCGTGACCACCGCCCGGGTCACCGCCGACTCGTGTTCCGGTTTTTCACCTCTCCTATCGAAATCAAGGGCGAGGGCAGGGTCGAGCGCATTGTGCTCGGCCGCAACGAGCTGGTGACCGACGACAGCGGTCGAGTGGTGGCCAAGGACACCGGCGCTCGAGAGGAATTGCCTGTCCAGTTGGTGGTTCGGTCGGTCGGCTATCGGGGTGTACCCACGCCCGGCCTACCGTTCGACGAGCGCAGCGGAACCATCCCGAACACCAACGGCCGGGTGGAAGGCAGCCGCAACGAGTACGTCGTCGGGTGGATCAAGCGCGGGCCGACCGGGGTGATCGGCACTAACAAGAAGGACTCCCAAGACACCGTCGACACGTTGCTCGCCGACCTGGCCGCGGCCCAGTTGGCTGACTTTCCAGAGGACCACGCCGACAAGCTCGCCGACTGGCTGCTGTCACGTCAGCCGAAGCTGATCACCGCCACGCACTGGCAGGCCATCGACCAACACGAGCGCTCGGCCGGCGAACCGCACGGGCGCCCGCGGGTCAAGTTGTCGAGCCTCGACGAGCTATTGCGGATAGCGCACGGGTGA
- the prfB gene encoding peptide chain release factor 2: MDPDRQADIAALDSTLTTVERVLDVDGLRTRIEKLEHEASDPKLWDDQTRAQRVTSELSHAQGELRRVEELRRRLDDLPVMYELAEEEGGAENLAEADAELKALRADIEAMEVRTLLSGEYDEREALVTIRSGAGGVDAADWAEMLMRMYIRWAEQHNYPVEVFDTSYAEEAGIKSATFAVHAPYAYGTLSVEQGTHRLVRLSPFDNQHRRQTSFAEVEVLPVVETTDHIDIPEGDIRVDVYRSSGPGGQSVNTTDSAVRLTHLPTGIVVTCQNEKSQLQNKVAAMRVLQAKLLERKRLEERAELDALKGDGGSSWGNQMRSYVLHPYQMVKDLRTEYEVGNPTAVLDGDIDGFLEAGIRWRNQRGDD, translated from the coding sequence GTGGATCCTGACCGTCAAGCCGATATCGCAGCTCTCGACTCCACGCTGACCACGGTGGAGCGGGTGCTCGATGTCGACGGTCTGCGCACCCGGATCGAGAAGCTCGAGCACGAGGCGTCCGATCCCAAATTGTGGGACGACCAGACCCGCGCACAGCGGGTGACCAGTGAGTTGTCGCACGCTCAGGGCGAGCTGCGGCGTGTCGAAGAGCTCCGACGCCGCCTAGACGATCTGCCGGTGATGTACGAGCTTGCGGAAGAAGAAGGCGGCGCCGAGAACCTCGCGGAAGCCGACGCCGAGCTCAAGGCGCTGCGCGCCGACATCGAAGCCATGGAAGTTCGGACCCTGTTGTCCGGCGAATACGACGAACGTGAGGCGCTGGTCACCATCCGCTCCGGCGCCGGCGGGGTCGACGCCGCCGATTGGGCCGAGATGCTGATGCGGATGTACATCCGCTGGGCCGAGCAACACAACTACCCGGTCGAGGTGTTCGACACGTCCTACGCCGAAGAGGCGGGGATCAAAAGCGCGACCTTCGCCGTGCACGCGCCGTACGCGTACGGCACGTTGTCGGTCGAACAGGGCACCCACCGGCTGGTGCGGCTCAGCCCATTCGACAACCAGCACCGCCGGCAGACGTCGTTCGCGGAGGTCGAGGTGCTTCCGGTGGTGGAGACCACCGACCACATCGACATTCCGGAAGGCGATATCCGCGTCGACGTCTATCGCTCCAGCGGTCCCGGCGGCCAATCGGTGAACACCACTGACTCGGCCGTTCGACTTACCCACCTTCCGACCGGTATCGTCGTGACTTGCCAGAACGAAAAATCGCAGCTGCAGAACAAAGTTGCAGCGATGCGGGTGCTTCAGGCAAAGTTGTTGGAGCGCAAGCGGTTAGAAGAGCGCGCTGAGCTCGATGCGCTGAAGGGTGACGGTGGCAGCTCCTGGGGTAACCAGATGCGGTCCTATGTTCTGCACCCGTACCAGATGGTGAAGGATTTGCGCACCGAGTATGAGGTAGGCAATCCGACGGCCGTACTTGACGGGGACATCGACGGATTCCTGGAAGCGGGGATCCGGTGGCGCAACCAAAGAGGCGATGACTGA
- a CDS encoding mechanosensitive ion channel family protein — protein MTDTTLLAVSTAQPWHDLWRADIRDWILNQGLRIVLLLIGAVLAGRFVNWAAQKVTERLDVGFTESDALVRSEATKHRQAVAAVISWVAVVLIAVAVAVQIADILQLSVRGLVAPATVLGAALGFGAQQLVKDLLAGFFIIAEKQYGFGDLVELTITGANTPASGTVENVTLRVTKLRSPDGEVFTVPNGQIVKSVNLSKDWARAVVDIPVPTTADLNQVNDVLRQECEHACDDAVLGELLLDPPTVMGVESIEVDTVTLRLVARTLPGKQFQAGRELRVLVVRALARAGIRAANDPGMVGAIVHPSTAEGAEEETQGAVQSR, from the coding sequence ATGACTGATACCACACTTCTCGCGGTATCGACGGCGCAGCCCTGGCATGACTTGTGGCGGGCAGACATCCGTGACTGGATTCTCAATCAGGGTCTGCGTATCGTTCTGCTGCTGATCGGGGCTGTATTGGCGGGCCGGTTCGTGAACTGGGCGGCGCAAAAGGTGACCGAGCGCCTTGACGTCGGGTTCACCGAGAGCGACGCGCTGGTGCGGTCGGAAGCCACCAAACACCGGCAGGCAGTGGCAGCGGTGATTTCGTGGGTGGCCGTCGTGCTCATCGCGGTGGCTGTTGCTGTCCAGATCGCCGACATTCTGCAGTTATCGGTGCGCGGGCTGGTGGCCCCGGCCACGGTGCTGGGCGCTGCGCTTGGCTTCGGCGCCCAACAGCTGGTCAAAGATTTGCTGGCCGGGTTTTTCATCATCGCCGAAAAGCAGTACGGGTTCGGCGATCTGGTTGAGCTCACAATCACCGGGGCGAACACTCCCGCCAGCGGGACGGTCGAGAACGTCACATTGCGAGTGACGAAACTGCGCTCACCCGATGGCGAAGTATTCACGGTGCCGAACGGGCAGATCGTGAAGTCGGTGAATCTGTCGAAGGATTGGGCCCGTGCGGTCGTGGACATCCCGGTGCCCACCACCGCCGACCTGAACCAGGTCAACGATGTATTGCGCCAGGAGTGTGAGCACGCCTGCGATGATGCCGTGCTGGGAGAGTTGCTGCTTGACCCGCCCACGGTGATGGGAGTGGAGAGCATCGAGGTCGACACGGTGACCCTGCGCTTGGTGGCCCGCACATTGCCCGGCAAGCAGTTCCAAGCGGGCCGCGAATTACGTGTTTTGGTGGTCCGCGCGCTGGCGCGCGCCGGGATCCGAGCCGCAAACGACCCGGGGATGGTCGGCGCGATTGTTCATCCGTCGACTGCCGAAGGCGCCGAGGAGGAGACGCAGGGGGCGGTGCAGAGCCGGTGA
- the ftsE gene encoding cell division ATP-binding protein FtsE, producing MITLDHVSKQYKASARPALDDINVKIDKGEFVFLIGPSGSGKSTFMRLLLAEEKPTTGDIRVSKFHVNALPGRHVPSLRQVIGCVFQDFRLLQKKTVYENVAFALEVIGKRRETINRVVPDVLEMVGLSGKANRLPSELSGGEQQRVAIARAFVNRPLVLLADEPTGNLDPETSKDIMDLLERINRTGTTVVMATHDHHIVDSMRQRVVELSLGRLVRDEQRGVYGMDR from the coding sequence ATGATCACCCTTGACCATGTCAGCAAGCAGTACAAGGCGTCGGCGCGCCCGGCGCTGGATGACATCAACGTCAAAATCGACAAGGGTGAGTTCGTCTTCCTCATCGGCCCCTCTGGCTCCGGCAAGTCGACGTTCATGCGGTTGCTGCTGGCCGAGGAGAAACCCACGACCGGCGACATCCGGGTGTCGAAGTTCCACGTCAACGCGTTGCCCGGCCGCCACGTCCCAAGCCTGCGGCAGGTGATCGGCTGCGTGTTCCAGGACTTCCGGCTACTGCAGAAGAAGACGGTGTACGAAAACGTCGCGTTCGCGTTGGAGGTGATCGGCAAGCGCCGCGAGACGATCAACCGTGTGGTGCCCGACGTGCTGGAGATGGTCGGCCTCTCCGGCAAAGCCAACCGGCTGCCCAGTGAGCTGTCCGGTGGCGAACAGCAGCGCGTCGCAATTGCGCGCGCCTTCGTCAACCGGCCGCTGGTGCTGCTGGCCGACGAGCCCACCGGCAACCTCGACCCGGAGACCAGTAAGGACATCATGGATTTGCTGGAGCGGATCAACCGCACCGGGACCACCGTGGTGATGGCCACCCACGACCATCACATCGTCGACTCGATGCGCCAGCGTGTCGTCGAGCTGTCGCTGGGCAGGTTGGTGCGAGACGAACAGCGCGGCGTATACGGGATGGATCGCTAA